The sequence TGCCACCACGGCCTTGGGCCTGGTGACAATCCTCTTATAAGCCAGGGGCCTGTGAATAGATATGTACCTGTCAATGGCCGTGAGGAACAGGCTGCCTACTGAGGCCGTGAAGGAGGCGGTGACCCCACCGAGTTTGAAAAGAAACACATTGGGGCTATCTTTGCGGTGGAACACGTGGAAGTCAACAAAGCTGTAGACAAAAATGACGCTGCCCAGGAGGTCGGCCACTGCCAGGCTGCCGATGAAGTGGTAAGAGGGCCGGCAGCGAAGGCTGCGGGAGTGAAGGATGACACACAGCACCAGCAGGTTCTCCAGAACCGTAAAGGTGCCCAGTGTGAGGGACAAGACGGCGATGGCCAGCTGCTGGCTGGGGTTCAGAATCATGAAGCACTCCATGTCCATGAAGTTCTCCCCACACTGGATGTTCTCCTCATTCTCCTTGTAGGATGAAAGGGATTTGTTGTAAAATTCGGTGATGTTCACCTGGTCTGCCGGGACTAACTGGGAGTTGTCTCCTGCAGTCATCTTTTCTTGGAAGGGACTTCCCCTAAAGGAAGTTAAAGGAAATTTCTGTGGGAAGTACCCTAATTTGGATGCCATGTCACTTTTGATATCTTCGTACTGAATGTCATTGGAGCCCACGTAGAGGAGGTCTGTTGTGATGGTGCGGAAGGTGGTATCAGCAAGGCCATCTAGGATAGACTTCATAACCTCCGTCTTGGATTAGGCCAAACTCAAAATGACTGAGGAGGAGACCCGCAGCAGGGAATCCTAACAGGAGGGAAAACAAATAAGCTGAATGGTGAGAAGACTGGGagaataacaataatttttttaaaacctactgTAAATATCCCAAATGTGTACCATCACATTACTTCATTCCTGTCTCTGAGCCTAAATGAAATTCTTGTCAGATTTAATCAacaaaatgagtcagtcagagaaaagccACCCGAAGTTGATGATGTTGGTGGCACCCACCAAAAAATATCTCTTTCATTATTTAAGCTGCCTGGATTTAAGTCACTGTGTGATCCTGTACAGACTTCCTGATTGTCAAGCTAAAGGAAATGTGCCTTGGGCATGGCATGCACCTCATGGTCGCATTAGGAAGTGTTTACCACCCGGCTTCTACTGTCACATACACGCAGTGTCCTAAcgctggtggggatgggggagagcgACACGTCACACAACGTCTGCTCTTGAAGACTCACCATCTTGTCATACAGGTAAGACTGAACATACAGCACAACCCCAAAGCAAGATGGTGCGGAATCAGGAACTGTGTTGCACGGCCTGTGTGCTGAGTgcgaaggaggaggaagagaggtttAGAACCAAAGGATCTTTCCATGGGAAAAGATCTGGATTCTGGCCTGTCTCCGTTAGGCAAGTTTCCTCTCCCAGAGGAGATATGTGGACCAAGCTATGGCTGAGGTGAATTTCAAAAATGTCCACACCAACCAAGACAAATGTCATGAAGGGCAAACTTGCACTGAGGCTCATGGGAAGACCAAGATCTTTAACCCTGGAAGGCGGTGATGATGGGAGAGTGCTTCCTGACAGTGTCCCCCATGAGTGGTGCAGTGACACAAGCATGCTGGGAGACAGGAAACAGGCCTTTATGGAGTCCCAGTCTTTCCAGGTAGATGGCACCAGAAATGAGGACGACTGAGAAAAGGAGGCCAAATTTTAAGGGTTCTTCAATTCTAAGCTaagcaatttgtttt is a genomic window of Panthera uncia isolate 11264 chromosome B2 unlocalized genomic scaffold, Puncia_PCG_1.0 HiC_scaffold_24, whole genome shotgun sequence containing:
- the CNR1 gene encoding cannabinoid receptor 1, with the translated sequence MKSILDGLADTTFRTITTDLLYVGSNDIQYEDIKSDMASKLGYFPQKFPLTSFRGSPFQEKMTAGDNSQLVPADQVNITEFYNKSLSSYKENEENIQCGENFMDMECFMILNPSQQLAIAVLSLTLGTFTVLENLLVLCVILHSRSLRCRPSYHFIGSLAVADLLGSVIFVYSFVDFHVFHRKDSPNVFLFKLGGVTASFTASVGSLFLTAIDRYISIHRPLAYKRIVTRPKAVVAFCLMWTIAIVIAVLPLLGWNCKKLQSVCSDIFPLIDETYLMFWIGVTSVLLLFIVYAYMYILWKAHSHAVRMIQRGTQKSIIIHTSEDGKVQVTRPDQARMDIRLAKTLVLILVVLIICWGPLLAIMVYDVFGKMNKLIKTVFAFCSMLCLLNSTVNPIIYALRSKDLRHAFRSMFPSCEGTAQPLDNSMGDSDCLHKHANNTASVHRAAESCIKSTVKIAKVTMSVSTDTSAEAL